One part of the Alistipes onderdonkii genome encodes these proteins:
- a CDS encoding helix-turn-helix domain-containing protein, with the protein MAIIINIDVMMAKRKMSLGELAERVDITPANLSILKNGKAKAIRFSTLEAICRELDCQPGDIIEYRPDLPAEEE; encoded by the coding sequence ATGGCTATAATAATCAATATAGACGTCATGATGGCCAAGCGCAAGATGTCACTCGGCGAACTGGCCGAGCGGGTAGATATTACGCCCGCCAACCTCTCGATACTCAAGAACGGGAAAGCGAAGGCCATCCGGTTCTCGACGCTCGAAGCGATCTGTCGCGAGCTCGACTGCCAGCCGGGGGACATCATCGAATACCGCCCCGACCTGCCCGCTGAAGAAGAATAA
- a CDS encoding DUF2975 domain-containing protein has protein sequence MQNKKRLHKHLLLIYIIYFAALIVGFAASFVPDFSRGWRDAQDTLEIEIPQGGIRSYYVSAPVVRKAGEPIVIEGLPATVEPTISRIDLRVQVDEAYTLLNAFKVMGNNVYCYLLMVITGLSYLTILVLIALIINSLRKSIRDEQPLRHSNILRTRAIGILILVAELSEALMKYISNTEAARLLEGTSFEVVGTFPLSYWNVIVGILFLFMAEVFSLGTQLSEEQKLTI, from the coding sequence TTACTGCTGATCTACATCATCTACTTCGCGGCGCTGATCGTAGGTTTCGCTGCGAGCTTCGTCCCGGATTTCTCGCGCGGATGGCGCGATGCGCAGGACACGCTGGAGATCGAGATCCCGCAGGGCGGCATACGCTCCTATTACGTCTCCGCCCCGGTAGTGCGCAAGGCCGGCGAGCCGATCGTGATCGAGGGGCTGCCCGCCACCGTCGAACCGACGATCAGCCGGATAGACCTGCGCGTACAGGTGGACGAAGCCTATACGCTGCTCAATGCATTCAAGGTGATGGGTAACAACGTCTACTGCTACCTGCTGATGGTGATAACCGGCCTCTCATACCTGACGATCCTCGTACTGATCGCCCTGATAATCAATTCGCTCCGCAAGTCGATCCGCGACGAACAGCCGCTGCGCCACAGCAATATCCTGCGTACGCGCGCCATCGGCATCCTGATCCTCGTAGCGGAACTGAGCGAGGCCCTGATGAAATACATCAGCAATACCGAGGCGGCACGACTGCTCGAAGGCACCTCTTTCGAGGTCGTGGGGACATTTCCGCTGAGCTACTGGAATGTGATCGTCGGTATTTTGTTCCTCTTCATGGCCGAGGTTTTCTCCCTCGGGACGCAACTGAGCGAAGAACAGAAACTGACTATCTAA